In Halobacteroides halobius DSM 5150, the genomic window TAGCCAGAGAAGTTAAGTTGCCAGTAGTACTTGACTTTATGGATGTAACAAGTTATGAAGGTGGTACAACTACTACTGGAGATGTAAGAATCATAAAGGATTTAGAAGAAAGTATTGAACATAAACATGTTTTAATTGCCGAAGATATTATTGATACTGGTTTAACCTTAAAGCATATAATTAAGGTGCTAGAAACTCGTAATCCTAAAAGCATCAATATTTGTACTTTACTTGATAAGCCAGAACGAAGAACTGAAAAGGAAGTCGAAGTAACTTGGAATGGATTTGAGATTCCTAATAAATTTGTAGTAGGCTATGGTTTAGATTTTCAAGAGAAGTATAGAAATATTCCGTATATATTTGTACCTAAGCCTGAATTATATAAGAAGTAATAAATCACAGTTGGAATTCATTTGCTAAAATTAATAAAGTATGGTATAATCAATAAATGGTAGAATGAACAACTATATTGTTTTTTAGGGAAGGAGGATTGTTAGTTGAAGAAGTTTTCGAAGAGTATTGGATTTTATATAGTCATAATTGCCATTGGAGTTTTAATAGCTCAATATATTATTGCTCCTAATCAACCACAAGAAGAAGTATCTTATAGTCAGTTTATTAAGCAGGTTAAAACAGGTAAAATTGAAAAAGTTACAATCATAGGTGAAAATTTAATAAGAGGAAACCTAGCAGATGGTAAAAAGTTTGAAATAAATGTACCCGGAACAATTGAAAAACTAGAGGGACTTTTACGAGCTAATGATGTAAAGATTGAGACTAAGCCTGAGCCTGAACCACCATGGTGGACAGGATTATTTGCTTATTTATTACCAACAATTATTTTGATTGCCGCGTGGATCTTTATTATGAATAAAATGCAAGGTGGCGGCAAGAAAATGATGTCTTTTGGAAAGAATAAGGCTCAACTACATAAAGAAGGAGATACTAAAGTTACATTTGATGATGTAGCTAACTATGAAGAAGTTAAAGAAGAGTTACAGGAAGTTGTTGAATTCTTAAAGCATCCAGATAAGTTCAGTCGTTTGGGGGCTGAAATTCCTAAAGGTGTTTTAATGTTAGGTCCTCCAGGGACAGGTAAGACTTTAATGGCTAGAGCAGTATCTGGCGAAGCAGGGGTGCCATTTTTCTTCATCAGTGGTTCTGACTTTGTTGAAATGTTTGTTGGAGTTGGAGCTTCTCGAGTCAGAGATTTATTTGAACAAGGAAAAGAAAATGCTCCTTGTATTGTCTTTATTGATGAATTAGATGCTGTAGGTCGCCAACGTGGTGCTGGTGTTGGTGGAGGTAATGATGAACGTGAGCAAACTTTAAACCAGTTATTAGTTGAAATGGATGGTTTTGAGCCTAATGAAGGTATTATTGTTATGGGGGCTACTAATCGTCCTGATGTACTGGATAAAGCTTTATTAAGACCAGGCCGTTTTGATAGACAGATTCCGGTTGGAAAACCAGATTATAAAGCTAGAAAAGGTATTTTAGAGATCCATGTTGAAGATAAACCTATAACTGATGATGTAGATTTAGAAGTATTAGCTCGCAGGACTCCTGGTTTCACTGGAGCTGATTTAGAGAATTTAGCTAATGAAGCTGCTATTTTAGCGGCTCGTCGTGATAAAGAAGAAATTAGTATGCTTGAGTTCGATGACTCTATTGATAGAGTTATTGCCGGGCCAAAGCGTAAGAGTAGAGTAATTAGTGATAAAGAAAAGGATATTGTTTCTTATCACGAGACAGGTCATGCTTTATTAGGAGAATTATTAGCAGAAGCTGACCCAACTCATAAGGTAACTATTATTCCTCGTGGTAGAGCTGGTGGTTTTACTATTAATCTACCTGAAGAGGATAAAAGCTTTGTTACTAAAACTGAGTTACAACATAAAGTCTCTTCTTTATTAGGAGGAAGAGTAGCTGAAGAGATCTTTTTAGATGATATCAGTACCGGAGCGCAAAATGATTTAGAGCGAGCTACTAAAATAGTTCGTAGAATGGTGACTGATTATGGAATGAGTGAAAAGCTTGGCCCGTTGACTTTAGGACAGAAACAAAATGATCAAGTCTTTTTAGGTAGAGATCTCTCTAGAAGCCGTAACTATAGTGAAGAAGTTGCAGCTGAGATTGATAAAGAAATTAAAAAATTAGTAGAAAGTTGTTATCAAAAAGCTGAGGAAATTTTAAGTGAGAATAGTGAAATAGTAGAAGATATGGTAGCTGCTTTAAAGGAAAAAGAAACTTTAGAAAAAGAAGATATTAAAGAGATTATTATTGAATATAAGCCTGGTTTTTATGATGAAGAAGCTAATGATTTAGAAGAAGATGATCAGTAATTAATAATCCAATAGATGCTTATTATGTGACTGACGGATTAGGATGGGATTAACCATCAAGGAGCATAATAAGGAGAATTGCCGACCGTCTGGGCAGATAGTTATAATTGCTATCTGTTCAGGCGGTTTTTTATATTTAAAGTAAGAATGTTTACAGTTTAAAATTGATTGAGTATAATTTTTACTGAAGGGCTTAAACTAAATTTGGGAGGGATTGAGATGAAAAGTGATATTGAAATTGCTCAGACAACAGAAATGGAACCAATTGATAAGATTGCAAAGAAGTTGGGGTTAGGTGCAAATGATATTGAGAGGTATGGTAAATATAAGGCAAAGATTAAATTAGATACTTATAAGCAAGTATTAGAAGAAAATGATCCTGGTAAGTTAATTTTAACTACTGCTATTACACCTACACCGGCTGGGGAAGGAAAATCAACTACAACTGTAGGATTAGGTCAGGCTTTAAACAAACTAGGAGAAAATGCAGCAGTTGCTTTACGTGAACCTTCTTTAGGACCTTGTATGGGGATTAAAGGAGGAGCTGCTGGTGGAGGTTACTCACAGGTTGTGCCAATGGAGGATATAAATCTTCATTTCACGGGAGATATTCATGCTATTGGCATAGCACACAATTTATTAGCAGCCACAATTGATAATCATATTAAGCAAGGAAATGAACTTAACTTAGATCCGAATCAAATTATTTTCAAGCGGGTTGTAGATATGAATGACCGAGCTTTAAGAGAGATTGTTGTAGGGTTAGGAGCTAAAAATGGTCAAACGCGTGAGGATGGGTATATGATTACTGTTGCTTCAGAAGTAATGGCGATTTTATGTTTAGCTGAAGATATAATTGATTTAAAAAGTAGATTAGGTGAAATAATTATTGGCTATACTTATGAGGGCCAACCAGTAAAAGCTAAAGAATTAGAAGTAGCAGGAGCAATGGCTGCTTTATTAAAAGATGCTCTTAAACCTAATTTAGTTCAAACATTAGAGAATACTCCTGCTTTTATTCATGGAGGTCCATTTGCTAATATTGCTCATGGTTGTAATAGTATTATGGCTACTAATTTAGCCTTACATACTGCTGATTATACAGTAACTGAAGCTGGTTTTGGAGCTGACCTAGGAGCAGAGAAGTTCTTTAATATTAAGTGTCGGTTTGCTGATTTAAAGCCAGACGCAGTTGTTTTAGTAGCAACAGTTAGAGCTTTAAAGATGCATGGTGGGGCGAATGGAGATAGTTTACAGGAAAAGAACTTAGAGGCATTATCTGCTGGATTAGAGAATTTAGAGAAGCATATTGAAAATGTGCAGAAGTTTAATCTTCCTCTGGTAGTAGCTATTAATGAGTTTACTAATGATACAGAGGCTGAGATTAAATTAATTAAGAAACGTTGTCAAGAGTTAGGTGTGGAAGTAGCTCTTTCTCAAGTGTGGGAGAAAGGAGGAGCTGGTGGAGTAGAAGTAGCTAAGAAGGTATTAAATTTAGTTGATCAGCCAAGTGAATTTAAGCCATTATATTCTACTGAAGATTCTATTGAGGAAAAGATAGAAAGGATAGCTACAGAAGTTTATGGTGCAGCGAAGGTTAACTTTACAGCGCAGGCAAAAAAGAATATTAAGCAATTAGCTGAAAATGGTTTTGCTAATTTACCAATCTGTATGGCTAAGACTCCAGCTTCATTATCTGATGACCCATCTTTAAAGGGGCGACCAGAAGGTTTTGAATTAACTGTAAGAGAAATTAAAGTCTCCGCTGGTGCAGGCTTTTTAGTAGCACTGACTGGTGATGTATTAACAATGCCTGGTTTGCCAAAAGAGCCTTCAGCTGAAGATATTGATATTAATGCTGAGGGAAAGATTACAGGTTTATTTTAAATTTGCAATTTTAAATTTTAACTAGTATAATGAAATGAAATTGAATAATATCCGCTTGGATCTATTAATAGACTGAGACGGGGAATAGCTTATGTAGTGGGCCAACTATGCCTATCTATATCTATAGATAACTCCTTTCCTGTCTAGGTTAGGAGTTTTTTCTTTGTGTAAGGAATTTTACTGGAGGTGAAAAGATGAGTGGTCAAGTGACAATTAAAACTCTACAGCAGAAAAAAGATGCTGGGAAGAAAATTACAATGTTAACTGCTTATGATTATCCAATGGCTAAAGCTATAGATAAAGCTGGGATTGATGTAATTTTAGTTGGGGATTCAGTAGGAATGGTAGTCTTAGGCTATGAAGATACATTAGTAGTGACAGTTGAGGATATGATTCATCATAGTAAAGCAGTAACTAGAGGTGCTAATGATTCTTTAGTAGTTACTGACCTTCCTTTTATGGCTTATAAGGTTAATGATATTAGTTATACAGTTAAGAATGCTGGACAGATTATTAAAGAAAGTGGGGCACAGGCGGTAAAGCTAGAAGGTGGTAGTGAGATAGTAGAGGAGATAGAGGCAATTAATAAAGCTGGGATTCCAGTAATGGGTCATTTAGGTTTGACCCCTCAATCTGTAAATCAATTTGGTGGTTTTAAGGTGCAAGGAAAGGGGAGTGCTGCTAAAGAATTATTAAAGAATGCTAAAATTTTAGAAGAAGCTGGTGTTTTTGCTTTAGTACTAGAGTGTATTCCGGCAAAATTAGCTACCCGAATAACTAATCAATTATCAATTCCTACTATTGGAATTGGAGCAGGTAAAGATTGTAATGGTCAAGTCTTAGTTACTCAAGATATGTTAGGGGTTTCTACTGACTTTACTCCTAAGTTTGTAAGAGAATATACAGATTTAAGGCAAGAGATTAATCAAGCTTTAAACAAATATAAAGAAGATGTTAAATCCGGAGAATTTCCGAATTCAGAAGAGAGTTTTAGTAACTAGGAGGTAATAAAGTGGAGATTTATACGACAATTTCCGAAATCAAAGAGTTTATCAAATCCAAAAAGCTAGTAGGAGAAAAGATAGGTTTTGTTCCTACAATGGGTTACTTACATCAAGGACATTTATCATTGATGAAAGAAGCTAGACAGGACAATGATATAGTAATTGCTAGTATTTTTGTCAATCCTACTCAATTTGGCCCTGATGAGGATTATGATGAATATCCGCGCGATTTAGATAGAGATGCAGAGTTAGCAGCTGAAGTAGGAGTTGATGCAGTCTTTGCTCCTGAGGCTGATGAGATTTATGATTCTGGAGCTGCTACTACAATTCAAGTAGAGGGATTAACTGATAAGTTATGTGGTGCTTGTCGCCCAGGTCATTTTACAGGGGTCTGTATTATAGTTAGTAAACTATTTAATATCATTGCTCCTGATCATGCTTATTTTGGTCAAAAAGATGCTCAACAGGTATTAGTTATTAAGCGAATGGTTAAAGATTTAAATTTTGATCTTGAGATAGTAATAGTACCTATAGTTAGAGAAGAGGACGGATTAGCTATTAGTTCTCGAAACAAGTATTTAAATCAAGAAGAGCGGACAGCTGCTACAGTACTTTATAATTCTTTAGAGTTGGCCCGAGAATTGATTGAACAGGGGGAAAATAAGGCTAAAGTTGTTGAGAATAAAATGGTAGAAATGATTAAAGAGGAACCATTAGCCAAGATAGATTATGTAGAAGTAGTTAAACAAGAGACTTTAGAATCAGTTACAAAGATTAAGGATAAAATTTTAATTGCTCTTGCTGTTTATATTGGAGGTACTAGATTAATAGATAATGTGATGCTGGAGGTGTAAATTATGATGCGTATGATGCATAAGTCAAAAATTCATCAGGCTAAAGTTACTAATGCTAATTTAAATTATGTAGGTAGTATTACTATTGATCAAGAATTAATGGAAGTAGCAGATATTTATCCTAATGAACGAGTTCAAATAGTTAATAATAATAATGGTCAACGTTTAGAAACTTATGTTATTCCTGGAGAAAGAGGTTCAGGTATCATTTGTCTTAATGGGGCAGCAGCTAGAAAGGCTAGACCAGGAGATACAATAATTATTATCTCTTATGCTTTGTTGAGTGAAGAAGAAGCTAAAAGTTTAGAACCTAAAGTCGTATTAGTAAATAAAGAGAATAAAATTGAATAAGATAAAAGGGGGCATAAAAATGAATTTGACGACTAGACAGTTGACAGTGACAGGTATTTTAAGTGCAATTGCAATTTTACTAAGTGTGACACCTTTAGGGTATATTCCAGTTCCTACTCCAGCTGGTTCAGCCACAATTATGCATATTCCAGTAATTATTGCAGCAATTATAGAAGGGCCAATTGTAGGTGGTCTAGTAGGTCTTATTTTTGGAATCACAAGTTTTATTAGAGGAGGGGCATTCTTTGTCGATCCATTAATAGCCATTGTACCAAGAATATTGATTGGAATTTTGGCTGCTTATAGCGCTAAATTGATCGATTATAAATTATTCTCAGCTATTTTGGCTACTATAGTAGGTACTTTAACTAATACTGTTGGTGTTTTATCTTTGGCTGTAGTTAGAGGTTATCTAACTTATGAGGTAGCTTTAGGAGTTGGAATAACTCATGGAGTACCAGAAGTAGTAGTAGGAGTCTTAATTACAGTAGGTATAGTAAAGGCATTACAACAAAGTAATGTTAAAGCAATAAACACAAATATAACTAATTAATATAACCCCCGTAGGGGGTTATATTGGTTTTAATCCTTTGTATTTTAATAAGGAATGTTATATAATGGTGCTAGAAAAAAGGAGGATAACATGAGACGAAATTTAAAGCGTAGGACTAAAGTACTTGATTTATTATATCATTATCAAACTGATTATTTATCTGGTGCAGAATTAAGTGATCAGTTGGATGTATCTCGAACTACAATTTGGAAGTATATAAATTATTTTAGGGAAGCAGGTTATGAGATTGAGTCATCTTCTAAATTAGGTTATAGATTAGTCGAAACTCCAGATATTTTATTACCAGAGGAAATCAAACGGAATTTGACTACTAATCAAATAGGTCATCAAATTATCCATTATAATCAGATTGATTCTACTAATAGGGTTGCTAAAGAACAAGCTAAAAATGGTGTAAAAGAAGGAACTGTAATTATATCTGAAGAACAGACTGGTGGTAAAGGAAGATTAAATCGAAACTTTTCTAGCCCACAAGGAGGTATTTGGTTATCGTATATTTTATCTCCTGACCTTAAGCCGGTTATGGCGGGAAGAGCTACATATTTATCTGCCTTAGCCTTAGCTAAGACGATTAATCAAATTACAAATTTAGATGCTAAGATAAAATGGCCTAATGATGTATTAATTAATGATAAAAAAGTGAGTGGTATTTTAACTGAAATGGGGGCTGAGTTAGATAAAGTTAATTACTTAGCTATTGGCATGGGGATTAATGCTAATTTTGCGATAAGTAAGTTACCTGTTGAGTTACATAATAAAGTAACAACAATCTTTAATGAGCTAGGAGAACAGATAGATAGAGTTGCTTTTGTGCAGTCTTTATTACAGGAAATAGAGAAATTATATCCTAAGTTAGACAATTTTGAAGAATTATTAGCTGAATGGAAGGGATATGCTTATACTCTAGGTCAAGAAGTTAAAATAGCAGATGGCAATCAAGAGTATAGTGGTTTAGCAGTCGATATTGCTGATGATGGCGCTTTAATAGTTAAGACTGATAGAGGGCAAGAGAAAGTATACTCTGGTGATGTTTCTTTATCCCATCAGTCATTTAACTCAGGGAATTAAAATTAATTCTAATTGTAAACTAAATCAAATAAAGGGTGAGGATAATGATTTTAGCAATTGATGTGGGAAATACTAATATTGTTTTAGGTTTATATCAAGAAGATGAATTATTGATTGATTGGAGGATCTCTACTGATCGTAAAAAGATGCCAGATGAATATGGAATGTTATTAGCCAATTTATTTTCTACTGCTAATCAGAGTTTAGAAGATGTAGAGAGAGTAATTATTTCTTCTGTAGTACCACCAATTATTCATGCTCTAGAGGAAGTGTCTATTAAATACTTGGGGGTTAAACCTTTAGTTGTTGGCCCGGGAGTTAAAACAGGGATTAATATTAAGACTGACAATCCTAAAGAAGTAGGAGCAGATCGAATCGTAAATGCAGTAGCTGTCAAGCATTTATATAATGGTCCGGCTATTATTGTTGATTTTGGAACAGCTACTACATTAGATGCATTATCTGCTACAGGAGATTATTTAGGAGGAGCTATTGCTCCTGGAATAGGAATTTCAACTGAAGCTTTATTTGATAGAGCAGCTAAGTTACCTAAAATTGAATTAGATTTTCCTAAGCGGGTGATTGGAAAAGACTCTCATGATAGCTTACAAGCGGGAATCTTATATGGTTTCGTAGGACAAGTTGATGGGTTGGTTAAGCGTATGAAAAAAGAATTTAAGCAAGAACCTAAAGTAATTGCTACGGGTGGTTTAGCTGATTTAATTACTAGTGAATCTGAAGAAATAGAAATCAACAATCAATTTTTAACATTAGAGGGATTAAAAATTGTTGCTAAACTGAACCTATAATGATAGGAGGGTTAATTAGTGAAGATAGCAGATATAGTAATAGAGCCACCAGTTATTTTAGCTCCTATGGCGGGGGTAACAGATTTACCTTATCGTCAAGTAGTTAGTGAAGTAGGCGGTTGTGGTTTAGTCTGTACTGAAATGGTAAGTGCTAAAGGATTAGTACATGGAAATGAAAGGACAGAAAAATTATTAGAAATTAGTAATAATCAACAGCCTGTCTCTTTACAGTTATTTGGTAATGATCCTCAAACTTTGGCCCAAGCAGCAAAAAGGGTAGTAGAAATTAGTAATCCAGAGATTATTGATTTAAATGTAGGGTGTCCAACTCCTAAAATAGTAAAAAATGGCTATGGATCTGCTTTGATGAAGGAACCATATTTATTAGGCGAGATTGTTAAAGCTATGGATAAGGCAGTTGAAATACCAGTAACTATTAAGATTAGAACTGGATGGGATGGGGAACGAATCAATGCTTGTCAGATAGCTAAAATAGCTCAAGAAAATGGAGCAGCAGCTATAGGAGTCCATGGAAGGACTAGAGAACAGTTTTATCAGGGCCAAGCTGATTGGGAAATTATTAAGGAAGTAAAAGAAACAGTTTCTATTCCAGTGATTGGAAATGGAGATATTTTTAAGCCTGAAGATGCTATAGAAATGATTGATCAGACAGGATGTGATGCAGTTATGATTGCTAGAGGGGCCCAAGGTAATCCTTGGATCTTTGCTAGGACTGCTCATTATTTAAAGATTGGAGAGTTATTACCTCCGCCTAGTCCGCAAGAAAAGATAGACAAGACGATCTACCACTTAGAGAAATTAGTGGATTATAAAGGGGAGTATGTAGGTATTAGAGAGATGAGAAAACATGCCAGTTGGTATCTAAAGGGATTAAGAAATTGTACTGCTATTAAAGATAAAATCAATCAAACCCAGAGTAAAGAAGAGATGAAAGAGCTATTAATTAAATATCAAGCTCAATTTAGCTGATACTAAAGGTATCAGTTTTTTTATTTTTGTGTATAATAATTTTAATGGAGTTGTACATATTAGAATAAAGAGTAAGGGGTGGAACTAATGAAGCATGTAGTTAGTATTAGTCTAGGTTCTTCTGCTCGAGATCATCGTGTTGAATGTCAATTGTTAGGGGAAGATTTTATTTTAGAGCGAATTGGGACAGATGGTAATTTACAAGATGCTATTAAATTGTTTAAGCGATTAGATGGGAAGGTAGATGCTTTCGGATTAGGTGGTATTGATCTTAATTTATATGCAGGAAAGAAGAGATACCAGCTTCGGACTGCTAAAAAGATTATTAATAGTATTGAGAAGACTCCTATTGTAGATGGTAGTGGGCTAAAGAACTCATTAGAGAGAATGGCTATTAAGCAAGTAGCTAATGAATTAGAGTTAGCAAATCAGAAAGTATTAATAGTTAGTGCTTTAGATAGATTTGGTATGGCTGAATCTTTAGCTAATCAAGGCGCAGATTTAATTATTGGCGATTTAATCTTTGGCTTAGGAGTGCCTTGGCCTTTAAAATCATTATCTACTTTACATAAGATAGCTAGATTTATAATGCCTTTAATTAGTCAACTTCCCTTTAGTTTATTGTACCCTACTGGTGATAAGCAGACTAAGATTAAAGATAAATATAGTCGGTATTATCATAGAGCGGATATTATAGCAGGAGATTTTCATTATATTAGACGTTACTTACCTCAAAATTTAACTGGGACTGTATTAATTACGAATACTTTGACTGCTAAAGATGTTACATTATTGAAAAAAAGAGGGGTTAGCAAACTGGTGACAACTACCCCAGGGTTTAAGGGTCGTTCTTTTGGAACTAATGTGATTGAAGCTGCTTTAGTAACCTTAATTGATAAGCCCTTATCAGAAGTTCAAGTTTCTGATTATTTAAATTTACTACGTCAAATTGATTTAACCCCAAGAATTGAAAATCTGAATCAAGAAGTCTCATAAATATAATTATAGAATATTTACAAGGAGGAATTTGATGAATCGATTTGCATTTATTATACATCCACTAAAAATAGCTGATGTAGCACGTAAATTTCCTATTTGTGATAAGCTACCTAAAAGTTTAGTAAAGAGTATGGTTAAGTTACTACCTCCGTTTAAAGCATCAGATATTACTGGGGTTAGATCTAAACTTGGCCCTAAAGCTGAAGGATGGTTTATTGCTTGCCCTCTAACTTCACAACAAATGCTAGAATTACCTACTTCAGTGGTCATAGAAAAAATTGTAGATGCTGGTCTTATAGCTCAAGAATTAGGAGCTGATATTTTAGGTCTAGGAGCTTTTACTTCAGTAGTAGGCGATAAAGGAGTTACTATTGCTAATCAACTTGATATTCCAGTGACTACAGGAAATAGTTATACTGTTGCTACAGCTTTAGAAGGAGTTAAATTAGCTAGTGAAATATCTGGAGTTAATATGAAAAATAGCAACATATTAGTTGTAGGAGCGAGTGGTTCGATTGGTAAGGCTTGTACTAAATTATTAGCTGAGGATAATAACTCGCTTATTTTAGCTGCTAGAAAAAAAGATAAGCTAGAGAGGTTGGCCCAGAGAGTAAAGAAAGATTATAACGTACAAGTAAAGACCACAACTAATTTAGATAAATATTTACCTCAATCTGATATTATTATTGCAGCTTCTAGTGCTGTAGAAAGTTTGATTAATATTAACTTACTTAAACCTGGAACAATAGTTTGTGATGTTGCTAGACCTCGTGATGTTGCTAAAGAAGTAAATCAAAGAAGATCAGATGTCTTGATTATTGATGGTGGAATTGTAGAAGTGCCTGGAGAAGTTAATTTCAACTTAGATTTTGGTTTTCCAGATAAAACAGCGTATGCTTGTATGGCTGAAACTATGATTTTAGCTTTGGAAGAAAAATATGATAATTATAGTTTAGGTTCCGAATTAGAAATAGATAAGGTTTTAGAGATCAATAAATTAGCTAATAAGCATGGTTTTAAATTAGCAAGCTTGAGAAATTCGGAAC contains:
- a CDS encoding SDR family NAD(P)-dependent oxidoreductase — its product is MNRFAFIIHPLKIADVARKFPICDKLPKSLVKSMVKLLPPFKASDITGVRSKLGPKAEGWFIACPLTSQQMLELPTSVVIEKIVDAGLIAQELGADILGLGAFTSVVGDKGVTIANQLDIPVTTGNSYTVATALEGVKLASEISGVNMKNSNILVVGASGSIGKACTKLLAEDNNSLILAARKKDKLERLAQRVKKDYNVQVKTTTNLDKYLPQSDIIIAASSAVESLININLLKPGTIVCDVARPRDVAKEVNQRRSDVLIIDGGIVEVPGEVNFNLDFGFPDKTAYACMAETMILALEEKYDNYSLGSELEIDKVLEINKLANKHGFKLASLRNSEREVTLKRVNKVRQLISST